Proteins found in one Colius striatus isolate bColStr4 unplaced genomic scaffold, bColStr4.1.hap1 scaffold_35, whole genome shotgun sequence genomic segment:
- the LOC133629280 gene encoding LOW QUALITY PROTEIN: uncharacterized protein LOC133629280 (The sequence of the model RefSeq protein was modified relative to this genomic sequence to represent the inferred CDS: inserted 2 bases in 1 codon; substituted 1 base at 1 genomic stop codon) — MGRSRSTPLSLTLAHWAKVKARGQNLSLIIKKGDWQNYCESEWPTFKVGWPRSGTFDIHTIRAVRMTIFASIGGHPDQEPYITVWEDLVIYPPDWVRPFLPNDEIRVLAPSYPYYRRGVPVTTRTLALTGVEEGVTNNGGDYEKLKEPSPKTKVYPEVEGPPEWTPPVSTSIPTAPPTGPRSPDEGIPVPYNPGGWEEGPYTGTRSKRGITPEGPDSTVALPLRAVGPAPTEPDELQPLQYWPFSSSDLYNWKANNPSFSENSAALIGLVESLMYSHQPTWDDCQQLLQTLFTTEERERIFSEARKTLQEGQPGQPPQTGMEVEALFPVARPQWDYNTAAGRERLSIYRRALVAGLRGAARKPTNLAKVREIMQGPNEPPSVFLERIMEAYRIYTPFDPESRGQRASVIMSFIGQAAPDIKRKLQHIEGLQDYTLQDIVKEAEKVFHKRETEEEKWEREKNEREKEEIRRQKRQDKNLTRILTTVMAEGKRQGERQAKGGRDLGDNDRNKGPRRLGKDQCAFCKEHGHWARECPKKKGKRVLTLEEDEDXWGQGPEPLPEPRITLNVEGTPVNFLIDTGAEYSVLKTSLGTVTNKQTMVIGATGRKEYPWTTNRTIDLGTNQVSHSFLLIPECPTPLLGRDLLTKMKAQISFTSAGPEIALAGRKPKTCVLSLHLGEEYRLYQNPKENLDNLEKWLKQYPKAWAETGGMGEAVNIPPIVIELQSSATPISVKQYPLSKEAVAGIRPHIDKLVQQGILVPCKSPWNTPLLPVKKPGTGDYRPVQDLREVNXRVLTLHPTVPNPYNLLSSLPPDRAWYTVLDLKDAFFCLRLHPVSQLIFAFEWRDPESGRVGQLTWTRLPQGFKNSPTLFDEALHRDLATFRAQNPQVTLLQYVDDLLLAASTKESCLMGTRRLLVELGRLGYRVSAKKAQICQKEVTYLGYALKDGKRWLTEARKKAILQIPTPSTSRQVREFLGTAGFCRLWILGFASLAEPLYPLTKNKGEFVWGKEQEEAFTNIKKALLSSPALALPDLTKPFTLFVDERKGVARGVLTQKLGPWKRPVAYLSKKLDPVASGWPACLKIVAATAVLVKDSDKLTFGQPITIIAAHSLESIIRQPPDRWLTNARMTYYQSLLLTERIKFAPPAILNPATLMPEARESDQPLHECQEVLAEEVGIRADLTDQPMEGTPSWFTDGSSYLLEGKRKAGAAVVDGKRVVWASSLPEGTSAQKAELVALTQALRLAEGKVINIFTDSRYAFATAHVHGAIYRQRGLLTSAGKEIKNKEEILNLLEAVHLPKKVAIIHCPGHQKGDDWVARGNRMADTTAKEAALEAMILSVKLDDKQAVEGKEETNLSAEEGKAYIDKMHRLTHLGTEKLITLAKKSRYKVPDLRKTVERIVQNCEACAFTNAGHTKGIQGKRLRGDRPGAYWEVDFTEVKPARYGNKYLLVFVDTFSGWVEAYPTRNETALVVAKKILEEIFPRFGIPKVIGSDNGPAFVAQVSQGVARQLGINWKLHCAYHPQSSGQVERMNRTLKETLTKLVAETGGRDWTVFLSLALFRVRNTPGPTGLTPYEILYGSPPPLTEIVGTDEPVVPSLTLAARLKALEVVRKEVWEQLKNLYDPGEVSMPHSFQVGDKVLIRRHRSETLEPRWKGPYVVLLTTPTAVKVDGITAWVHSAHVKRAPRDIQKDDWVVEKTDNPLKLRVFRKPNRNT, encoded by the exons ATGGGGCGGTCCCGATCCACCCCTCTGTCATTAACATTGGCACATTGGGCAAAAGTAAAAGCACGAGGGCAAAACCTGTCTCTTATTATCAAGAAGGGGGATTGGCAAAATTATTGCGAAAGTGAATGGCCAACCTTTAAAGTAGGATGGCCGCGGTCAGGTACCTTTGACATCCATACCATACGGGCAGTCCGAATGACTATTTTCGCCTCAATAGGAGGCCATCCTGACCAAGAACCGTATATCACAGTATGGGAAGACTTGGTGATATATCCGCCGGACTGGGTCCGACCATTTCTTCCAAATGATGAAATAAGAGTCCTAGCCCCATCCTACCCATACTATAGACGGGGCGTACCTGTGACAACCAGGACTCTGGCTCTCACAGGAGTAGAAGAAGGGGTGACCAATAATGGAGGAGATtatgaaaaattgaaagaaccAAGCCCTAAGACCAAGGTATATCCAGAGGTCGAAGGACCTCCTGAATGGACTCCACCTGTATCCACATCTATACCCACCGCCCCCCCAACTGGACCCCGGTCCCCAGACGAGGGAATACCTGTGCCGTATAACCCGGGGGGTTGGGAAGAAGGACCCTATACTGGTACCAGGAGTAAACGGGGGATAACGCCTGAGGGACCAGACTCCACTGTAGCCTTACCACTCCGGGCGGTGGGGCCAGCCCCCACAGAGCCAGATGAGTTACAACCATTACAGTACTGGCCCTTTTCGTCCTCCGATTTGTacaactggaaagcaaataacccttctttttctgagaactCTGCTGCCCTCATAGGACTAGTCGAATCCCTGATGTACTCCCATCAGCCCACATGGGACGACTGCCAGCAGTTACTTCAAACACTTTTCACCACAGAGGAGCGAGAACGAATCTTCTCGGAGGCACGAAAAACCCTACAGGAAGGCCAACCAGGCCAACCCCCTCAAACAGGAATGGAAGTGGAGGCGTTGTTCCCAGTAGCGCGACCGCAATGGGactataatacagcagcaggtagggaacGACTGTCCATATACCGCCGGGCTCTGGTAGCAGGACTAAGAGGGGCAGCCAGGAAACCTACCAATCTGGCAAAGGTGAGAGAAATTATGCAGGGGCCTAATGAACCACCCTCGGTGTTCCTAGAACGTATCATGGAGGCCTATCGTATTTATACCCCGTTTGATCCCGAATCTAGGGGACAACGGGCCTCCGTTATCATGTCCTTCATTGGACAAGCTGCACCAGATATAAAACGAAAACTGCAGCATATCGAGGGATTGCAGGATTACACCCTGCAAGATATTGttaaagaggctgagaaagtgTTCCATAAAAGGGAAACCgaggaagaaaagtgggagagggaaaagaatgagagagagaaggaagaaatacgGAGACAAAAGAGACAGGATAAGAATTTAACAAGAATACTTACTACAGTAATGGCCGAGGGGAAACGCCAAGGGGAAAGACAGGCGAAAGGAGGAAGGGACCTGGGCGACAATGACAGGAATAAGGGACCCAGAAGACTGGGAAAAGATCAATGTGCGTTCTGCAAGGAACATGGGCATTGGGCCCGTGAATGCcctaagaaaaagggaaagagagtacTAACcctggaggaagatgaagattaATGGGGTCAGGGCCCGGAACCCCTCCCCGAGCCTAGGATAACGTTAAATGTGGAGGGGACCCCAGTAAATTTTTTGATTGATACTGGGGCAGAATATTCCGTACTGAAAACCTCATTAGGGACTGTAACTAACAAACAGACCATGGTAATTGGAGCAACAGGTCGAAAAGAATACCCCTGGACAACTAATCGAACTATTGACTTGGGAACTAACCAGGTATcccattcttttttgttaatacCCGAGTGCCCTACCCCCCTCCTCGGACGAGACCTGTTAACAAAAATGAAGGCTCAGATAAGCTTTACTTCTGCTGGCCCTGAGATCGCCCTTGCAGGCAGAAAGCCAAAAACATGCGTATTGTCTCTGCACTTGGGGGAGGAATATAGACTATACCAAAACCCCAAGGAGAACCTGGATAACCTTGAAAAGTGGCTCAAGCAGTATCCGAAAGCATGGGCCGAAACTGGGGGCATGGGGGAAGCGGTGAACATCCCTCCCATAGTGATCGAGCTGCAATCAAGTGCCACCCCAATAAGCGTAAAACAATACCCATTGTCAAAAGAGGCAGTAGCAGGGATACGACCTCACATCGACAAGCTTGTACAACAAGGGATTCTTGTGCCTTGTAAATCTCCCTGGAACACACCACTCTTGCCGGTAAAGAAACCTGGGACTGGGGATTATCGGCCAGTACAGGACTTGCGGGAAGTCAA AAGAGTGCTTACCTTACATCCTACGGTACCCAACCCATATAATCTCTTAAGCTCTCTTCCCCCAGATCGTGCCTGGTATACAGTCCTTGACCTAAAggatgcatttttctgcttgcgACTGCATCCAGTGAGCCAGTTAATTTTCGCTTTCGAGTGGAGAGATCCTGAAAGTGGGAGAGTGGGTCAACTCACGTGGACAAGATTACCACAAGGATTTAAGAATTCTCCTACCTTGTTTGATGAAGCCCTCCACAGGGACCTGGCAACTTTCCGGGCACAGAACCCACAGGTAACTTTACTCCAATATGTAGATGACCTCCTACTCGCGGCGTCCACCAAAGAAAGCTGCCTGATGGGAACTCGCAGACTACTGGTTGAACTTGGAAGGTTGGGGTACCGTGTCTCAGCAAAGAAGGCACAAATCTGCCAGAAAGAGGTAACCTATCTGGGATATGCTCTAAAGGATGGAAAAAGGTGGCTGACGGAAGCCCGAAAGAAGGCCATCTTGCAGATCCCCACCCCGTCAACCTCTCGACAGGTGCGTGAGTTCCTGGGAACGGCGGGGTTCTGTCGCCTTTGGATACTTGGGTTTGCTAGCTTGGCTGAACCACTATATCCACTCaccaaaaacaaaggagaattcGTATGGggcaaagagcaggaggaggcctTCACCAACATAAAGAAGGCGCTGTTAAGTTCCCCTGCTCTGGCGTTACCTGACCTCACCAAACCATTTACTCTGTTCGTGGATGAGCGAAAGGGAGTGGCCCGGGGTGTGTTAACACAGAAACTCGGACCCTGGAAACGGCCAGTGGCATACTTGTCAAAAAAATTAGACCCCGTGGCCAGTGGATGGCCTGCCTGCCTTAAAATAGTGGCTGCCACCGCAGTCTTGGTAAAAGACTCTGATAAACTTACTTTTGGACAACCAATTACAATCATTGCAGCCCACTCCCTGGAAAGCATTATTCGACAACCTCCTGACCGGTGGTTAACAAATGCCAGGATGACTTACTATCAGAGTCTGTTACTAACTGAACGTATTAAGTTTGCCCCTCCAGCCATCCTGAACCCAGCCACACTGATGCCTGAAGCAAGAGAGAGTGACCAGCCTCTCCATGAATGCCAAGAGGTTCTAGCCGAAGAAGTGGGCATTCGCGCAGACCTAACTGACCAGCCTATGGAAGGAACCCCCTCGTGGTTCACCGATGGGAGCAGCTACCTGTTGGAAGGAAAGCGAAAGGCTGGCGCAGCCGTAGTGGACGGGAAACGGGTCGTGTGGGCTAGCTCGTTGCCAGAGGGGACCTCTGCCCAAAAAGCCGAACTAGTAGCCCTCACACAGGCCCTGAGGTtggctgaaggaaaagtgattaacatatttaccGATAGCAGATATGCCTTCGCAACTGCTCACGTCCATGGGGCAATATACAGACAGAGGGGGCTCTTGACATCGGCGGGGAAGGAAAttaagaacaaagaggaaattttaaatCTCCTAGAAGCCGTACATCTCCCCAAAAAGGTGGCCATCATACATTGCCCAGGGCATCAAAAAGGAGATGACTGGGTTGCAAGAGGGAATCGAATGGCAGACACAACTGCCAAAGAGGCCGCACTAGAGGCCATGATACTCTCAGTAAAACTTGACGACAAACAGgcagtggaaggaaaggaagaaacaaacctatccgctgaggaagggaaagctTACATCGATAAAATGCACCGACTTACGCATTTGGGGACTGAAAAACTTATcacactagcaaaaaaatcacgCTACAAGGTCCCGGACCTACGGAAAACCGTGGAACGCATCGTACAAAATTGCGAGGCATGTGCCTTTACAAATGCAGGACATACTAAAGgaatccaaggaaagagactgagaggagatcgaCCAGGAGCATATTGGGAAGTAGACTTTACGGAAGTAAAACCTGCCCGGTACggtaacaaatatttgttagtATTTGTAGATACCTTCTCTGGATGGGTCGAAGCATACCCTACAAGGAACGAAACAGCACTAGTAGTCGCAAAAAAGatcctggaagagatttttccccGGTTTGGTATTCCCAAGGTAATCGGGTCAGACAATGGACCTGCCTTTGTCGCCCAGGTAAGTCAGGGAGTAGCCAGACAATTGGGGATTAACTGGAAGCTCCATTGTGCATACCACCCTCAAAGTTCAGGacaggtagaaaggatgaataggACCTTGAAAGAAACTTTAACTAAATTAGTAGCGGAGACCGGCGGGAGGGATTGGACAGTCTTTCTCTCCCTCGCTCTGTTTAGGGTTCGAAACACCCCAGGACCTACGGGGCTCACCCCTTATGAAATCTTGTATGGGAGTCCCCCTCCTCTGACAGAAATAGTGGGGACTGATGAACCTGTTGTGCCCTCTCTTACTCTTGCAGCACGCCTAAAAGCGTTGGAAGTAGTTAGAAAAGAAGTTTGGGAACAGTTGAAGAACCTCTACGATCCGGGCGAGGTGTCGATGCCCCATTCGTTCCAGGTCGGAGACAAAGTTCTGATTAGACGACACCGATCAGAGACGCTCGAACCtcggtggaagggaccatatgTGGTATTGTTAACAACTCCCACCGCTGTAAAAGTCGATGGGATTACTGCGTGGGTACATTCAGCGCATGTAAAAAGGGCACCTAGAGATATACAAAAGGATGATTGGGTGGTGGAAAAGACTGATAATCCTCTTAAGCTTCGTGTGTTTCGGAAACCAAACCGAAACACCTAG